TCATACCCATTGAACCCGGTTTAGGATGAAGTTGGACCAAGCCTAACCCCTTCAGAATATAAATACCGATCATTCCGATAACCACGGCAGATAGCATAATTTTAATGACGGTAAAATCTTTTAGAAGCAGCTGCCCCAGGATAATATCATATTTTCCTGCCCCTCCCTTCTGCAGAAGGAAACCAAAAATAATTCCCATAACCAAACCAAGAATAAGCTGAGTCTGTTTTTTTAAATGTAATTTTTTTAGCACCTCTAACCTCCTATTCCCTAATAGATCAAGTAGGCAGCGAATATACCACTGGCAAAAAAGAAAATAACAGCAATCCAGCTGCTTACTGCCAGTTGAAGGGTACCACTAATACCGTGACCACTGGTACAACCACCAGCCCATCTCGCTCCAATTCCCATAAGAATACCACCCAGGAAAGCAGTAAGTATTCGAGGAAATACCTGAAGTCCGAACCTGGCTATCCATATGGATGGAAGCCACTTTAGCTGGAACTCTCCGGAAAGGGTAGCTGAACAAAACGAACCAATAATTATCCCCAAAACAAACATCCACTCCCAGTCAATTTTAGCAGGAAATTGCTGGTAATAGAGTTGTTGATCGACAGACCTGCCGGTCAGAGCTTGTTCAATCATGCCACTGGTCCGGGTAAAAGCAGTTGAACAACCGATTGGTTTATCGGAAAGCAAAAAAGTAAACCAGCTTAGTACCCCTATTCCTGCTCCCACCCAATAAGGTGACCATAATTTTAAAGAAAGAAAATCCATTTTAAATTTCTCCCTCCCCTTTATTATGATTATTTTCGGTGCAATTTACCTCGATAAGGCAAACTTCCCGATTTTTTTATCATCTACCGATTTTCAGTAAACTTCCTTACACCCGTCATTCCACCGGCTACATTAATCAGACGATAAAAACCTTTTTGCAGCAATATTGATATGGCCAGACTCGAACGATGACCGGTGCTACAGATGACATAATATTCCTTCTCTTTATCAAGTTCTTTATAACTTTCCCTGAGATCAGGCGCAGAAATATTGATTGCTCCTTCAATATGATATTCCTTAAATTCATAAGGAGCACGAACATCCAAAATATGAATGGCTTGGTTATTTCGAATATGTTCTAATTCCATAGCAGAAATCTGATAAATATATTGAGTGGGAAGACCATGTTTTGCCCACTCAAACAGTCCACCTTCCAGAAATCCCACCACATTATCCAGACCAACTCTTCTTAACCATATCGCTACTTCTTCCCCATCAACTCGAGAAGGTGTTACCAAAATAATTTTTTTCTCCGGAGGTATGACCCATCCGGCGAAAGTCGGGAAATTACCATCAAAATCAATTCCGTATGAACCGATAATATGCTGGCCTCCAAAGGCATCATAGCTGCGGCAATCGAGTATCGCATAATCCCTTGATTCGGCTAATTCAGCGAACTTCAAAGGTTTTAAAGAATTAATTTTATCCAAGTTACGAACTAATTTAGGGCCTTTTCGATTAATATCGCTGCATCGACCGAAATGATCGGGTACCGGAGGCATTTCATGGGTCAGAGAATCACTAAACTCTTCTTCTGAGTTAATCTGTAATGCTTTATTAT
This is a stretch of genomic DNA from Candidatus Atribacteria bacterium. It encodes these proteins:
- a CDS encoding MBL fold metallo-hydrolase translates to MYIEQFHVPKIAHSSYLLGGKENCAIVDPRRDVNVYIEGAKRMGFKITHILETHLHADFVSGHLDLAEKTGAKIYIPASANGQFKHQPLQEGDEFKIDDVVIRVIETPGHTPEHLSYVVADESRGKEAVVVFCGDTLFVGDVGRPDLFPEKVKELASQLFVSLKKLKELPVFCEILPAHGAGSLCGRAMGAKRTSTIGYEKIYNKALQINSEEEFSDSLTHEMPPVPDHFGRCSDINRKGPKLVRNLDKINSLKPLKFAELAESRDYAILDCRSYDAFGGQHIIGSYGIDFDGNFPTFAGWVIPPEKKIILVTPSRVDGEEVAIWLRRVGLDNVVGFLEGGLFEWAKHGLPTQYIYQISAMELEHIRNNQAIHILDVRAPYEFKEYHIEGAINISAPDLRESYKELDKEKEYYVICSTGHRSSLAISILLQKGFYRLINVAGGMTGVRKFTENR